The DNA window GGAACTCTTTCTATATTGCTTCCTATCCCGGTGTGAAAGATTTTCACTCTTACAGATGTCCATTTTTTTCAGGCCTTGAGAAGTTTATAAAAGAAACAGAAGATGGCATGTCTGTAAGTCCCGGGATATTTCACAGGAGCGGAATTGCAGAAAGAATATTCAATCGGCTTATTTTCCATCTGTTTGCAGAAAGTTACTATTTTGCTTTTAATATAAAGAATAAAGGAGTGAGCAGGTTTTCCGGGAATATAGAGAAGCCTTCCGGAAAAGAGATTGTCAGGGTTTTTGTCAGATATTTAAGAGAGCGGCTTAAAGTTTCCGGAAAGGATTTTGATGAATTTCTTATAAAAAGTGAGATTAAATGTAACAGCGGAATAATTTTTTCTTTTGAGGAACTTGATAGAGCGGTTAAAGCAAACGGTTATGTCGTATTTTGCGATAAAGACAGGGGAAGGGAAAGACAGGTATATTTTCCGTTGAACAGTTTCCAAAAAAAGAGAAGAATAATGGGAGATTTCTTTCCCCCGCTCTTTTTTGTTTCCTTTTACAGGCCGGGTAATCTTTTGAGATTGTTTTTATTTAGAATTTTTGAAGGAATACCCGTGAAATCGGAATCTGAAAGAGATTTTGTCAGGATTGAGAAAACTGTTTTAAAGCCTTTAACAAGAGGATTTGATAAGGTGCTGACAGCAGAAGTTTTGAAGAAATTGAAGGGAAAGCTGTTGAACATGAAAATTCCGGATTTTGTTGTTTTTGGGGATGGAGCGGTTGTTCTGAAGTATCGTGATAAAGATATTGAAATCAGATAGAAACTTGCCGACTGTCCAATTTGCAATGTGGTGAGTTTTGATAAGAACAAAAACCTCAAAAAATCATAAATTACAAAAATAGGCGTTGATTTAACCGGATGACTGGAGCAATCATGCACCCGGCAATAGTGACAGTTAACTGTGCATACAAAAACTGTATAACAGAGGAGAAATTAGCAGAACTTATAAAAAAACAGGAATTCCCGAAAGTGTATCCTCTGAATGAACAGATAGAGGTTTTCTTTTCTGAAGTGCCTGTTTCTGCTGTTCTATCATTCTGTAATAAACACAAAATAACCGTGGAAGAACTCAAAAACTACTATGAACAATATATAAAACCAAAGTTTAAAAATAAGAGATTAGAGGAGTTATGGAATATTTTGTAAGCTGGAAAAGAGAAGTTTTAAATCTGCTTAAAATTGCAATCGGTTGTTTAAAAGAAGCTGGAATTCCTGATAATGAATGGACCTTTGGCGGTGGTAGCGCTTTAATGTTTTACTATTGGCACAGAGAAAGTAAAGATATTGACATACTCATTACAGATCCTCAATACTTGACAATGCTATCTCCAAGGCTTAACAATTATGCTGAAAGTATAGCTATCTATTATGAAGAAGCCTCTAACTTTGTAAAAATATCAGCAGGAGACAGGGAAATAGATTTTATAGTTGCTCCCAACTTAAGTGGAATTGCACCTGTTAGGGAAAAATTGAATCCGGACATAGAAATATTTGTAGAACAACCGGAAGAGATACTTGCCAAAAAATTTTTTTATAGAACTGAAAGCTTGAAAATA is part of the Desulfurobacterium atlanticum genome and encodes:
- a CDS encoding DUF1173 family protein; the encoded protein is MRKLIAWQDGKFLKSFLIENRWDIRSSEEIQQLLEKVHRRGYLTCGCKSPEGEYLKLYVKKYRNSFYIASYPGVKDFHSYRCPFFSGLEKFIKETEDGMSVSPGIFHRSGIAERIFNRLIFHLFAESYYFAFNIKNKGVSRFSGNIEKPSGKEIVRVFVRYLRERLKVSGKDFDEFLIKSEIKCNSGIIFSFEELDRAVKANGYVVFCDKDRGRERQVYFPLNSFQKKRRIMGDFFPPLFFVSFYRPGNLLRLFLFRIFEGIPVKSESERDFVRIEKTVLKPLTRGFDKVLTAEVLKKLKGKLLNMKIPDFVVFGDGAVVLKYRDKDIEIR
- a CDS encoding nucleotidyl transferase AbiEii/AbiGii toxin family protein; amino-acid sequence: MEYFVSWKREVLNLLKIAIGCLKEAGIPDNEWTFGGGSALMFYYWHRESKDIDILITDPQYLTMLSPRLNNYAESIAIYYEEASNFVKISAGDREIDFIVAPNLSGIAPVREKLNPDIEIFVEQPEEILAKKFFYRTESLKIRDFLDAYVVLKDLEKTERVKAVFKELLKGKEQILKNRAAFLQEAMMNKGILNILKELSVSPALIKEIPGDFIRIVATEIFGFEKPEVERNPGR